ACACCAGCGTGACCCGCTTGTCGGACGCGTCGCCCCGCCGCTCGACCAGGCCGGACTCCTCCATCACCCGGACCAGGGCGGTCATCGCGGGCTGGGTGACGCCCTCGACCGCGGCCAGATCGGTGATGCGCCGCGGGCCGGTCCGGTCCAGGGTGGCCAGCGTGGCGGCGGACGTCAGGCTCATGTCCCGGGGCAGGCGTCTCGCGGCCCTGGTGGCCAGGCTGTAGAGGGCTGCCCCGATGGCGGCGGACGCGCCAGGAGCGGTGCCTTGACGACTCATGCTCGAAGCATAGCATTTTTATATTCATAGTTTATGGAAATGGTCGACTGACGCGGGCGGCCTCGATCCGCACCCGCGACGGCGGCCGGCCATCGCGCTCGGTGCGCGGCGGGAACCTGCCGCGCCCGTCGACCAGGAAGTGCTCGTCCAGCACCTCCGGCGCGTGGTGGGCCATGGCCGTCTCAGTGCCCTGCGACAGGATGGCGGCCCGCGCGCCCGCCCACGGCGTTCCAGCAGTACCTCGACAAACGAGGACTGCCCCGGCCCCTGTGGTGGAGGCAGGGTAAATGACCTCGAACCTCAAGATTCCCGACAGAGTCGCTCACTGCTAGCGCGTGGTGCACTTGGGGTAGCTCGACCCCTCGACGCAGTTGCCGTAGGCGCTGCTGCTGACGTCGATCTCTTCCTCGTCCCCGCCCTTCGTACGGACCGTCAGTTCGTACTCGGTGTGGCAGCTGCGGGTCTTCTTCGTGCCCTTCTTCTTCGTCTTGCACTCGTAGTCCGTGTCCTTGCTGACGACAGTGCCGGTGACGGTCTTCGACTTGCTGCTGCAACCGGCCAGTGGCGCGGTGAGTGCGGCGACGGTGAGCAGGACTGCGAGCGTGCGCTTCATGTGGTCTTCCCCCGGGACGTCGTGAGTTGGGCGGCGTTCTCCGGACGATGGTGCCCGATGCGCCGTCACGTCGGAACGGCGGGGCCGTATGCGAGTCCGGTCATTGTGACGGGAAAACGGGCCGCGGTCGGCTGCCGTGACCCGTTTCCTTTTCCATGCCGCCGAGGAGGCCCCACATACTCCTCGCGGGAGCCGTTGCTGCCGCTGGTCACGTCGTTGAGGGCGGACGTGCCGGCCGCGTTGTACGGGTGCTGCGCCGGGTAGTCGCTGCTGCGGCTCAACACCCGCTCCACGACAGCCAGTTCGTCCCGCTTGACCTGGACTTCCTGAACCTGCTTGGTCAACTGCTCGGCGAGGGCGTCCAGTTCGCTCCGGCGAGCGGTGCTCCACTGCCGCTCCTGCATCCCCGCAGCCTCCCGCGGTCTCATGGCGTGCCGACCGCGCTCCAACTGCTGGCCGCAGGTCTGGCCCGCGTTCAACACAACCAGCAGAGAGCACTGTGGAGTTCTGCCGACCCATCAGGAGACCCGGTGGGTCTGCCTACGGCTTGGACCTCAGGGTTGCGCCGTCTGCTGTGGCGGGCGCTGGAGCAGGGGTACCAGCCAATGTGCACCCACGCGCTGATCGATTACAACCGCCCCGACCCAGTCTCGGGACAGGGATCAGGATCAGGCCGAGCGGGGCGAAGAGCGGGGTGAGGGCGTCGAAGACCTCGAGGTGGTCGCGCGGCTGGTAGCCGGGTGCTCGGCACTCTTGCGGACAGTGGCTGGCCTGGCTGGCTTCGCCGCCGGCCTCCTTCCCGACCTCGACGCCGTCGTCTACGGCATGAGCACCGACTGGTCGTCCGGCCCGGTCGAGGGCCGCGTCAACGACCTCAAGGCACTCAAACGCAGCATGTTCGGCCGAGCAAAGTCACCGCTGCTACGCAAACGGCTCCTCCTGATCGCCGCCGGCCGCCGGCCGCGAACCGGGTTGAAGAGCCCTTGATCGACTTTCAGGAGCGCCTGCCCGGTCAAGGCTGCCCTTCCCCGCCTCGAAGCTGACGGTCCAGGAACTCGACCAGTCCCGTCTCCGAACGTACCAGCCGCTCGCGTTGCTCAGGGGGAAGGGATGCGAGGGCATCGACCAGAACCCGCTTCCGCGGGATGTGAACCATGTTTCCGGAGTAGAGCCTGCAAGTTGAACACCAGGCGAACCCGATGCAGCGCTCGAACATGGAGGACTCGGGCGGATAGAAACGGTATTGGTACGAGCGGACGGGCGTCCCGCATGCAGCACAGATCCGGCGTTCACCGTCCAGAACGGACCAGCCGCTCCCGACCTTGCGCCAGTGCTGCCGCCCGGCCGGTGCTCTTCAAGTCGTCATGTCCAGCATTCTGTCCGACCGAGGCTGCACGGCACAGCCGTCCGTACAAATCTTGGCCACCGAACACAGACCGTGACGGTCCTTGATCGGCTTCACGAAATCCGCGCCTGAACCATTCAGCCATTGCCGACAATCGCCTTCAGTTCTTGCGGAACACCCGCCGCCATATCGGAGGCCCGGACCAGAAAGGCGAGGCCAGGTTCGGAAGCACTGGAGTGTTCGACACCCGGAGATCCCGATGAATTCTGGCCGACGCTGGGGAGCGCGGGCAGCGGGATCTGGGGCCGGCGTCGGTGCGTCATCTGGAGTCCTTGCTGGACAACCACCTCTTCCCGATCCTGGGCAGTCGGCGGATGAATACGTTCGATCCGAGGGGTGGACGGGGTTCATCCAGACGATGGAGCGCAACGGTGTCGGTCTGGCCACGCAGTCCAACGCCTTCGACAGGCTGAAGGCGATCCTGCTGGACGCGCACCGGCTGGGCCTGTTCGACGACAACCCGCTGGCGGGCGTCAAGCCTCCGCAGTACGACCCGAAGCGGGCGGTGATCCCCTCGCCTGCCCTGCTGCGTGAGATACGTGCCGCCGGTGACGACAGCTTCCTTCTGGTCGCCGACCTGATGAGTGGCTGCGGTATGCGCAATGGTGAGGCGGCCGCGGTCAACCTCAACAACGTTGTCGCGGACGACGTCTACCGCATTACCGAGCAGGTCAACCTGATCACCCGCCAGTACGGCCGGCTCAAGCACCGCAAGGTGGGCGAGTACCGGGACGTGCCGTTGCCCGCGTGGGTGCGGGAGACGATCGAGTGGTATGCCGACAAGTACGGCACCGTGGACGGCTATCTGCTTCGTCATCCGAACGATCCGGGCAGGACGTTCCCGTATTACCACATCCACAATCAGTGGAAGAGGATCAATCGGGCGGGTGAGGTGGACATCCCCGAAGGGATGGTCATCTACGGGTTCAGGCACTTCTTCGCGTCCAAATGCCTCACCCATGGCACCCCCATCACCGACGTCGCGGAGTGGATGGGCCACAACAGCCTGGACATCACCTTCAAGGTCTACCGGCACCTCATGCCCGGCTCGATCGGCAAAGCCGCCAAGGCCCTCGACCTCGGCCTCACCACATGAACGGTCTCCCAAAACAGCCCAGTTCACGGCCAGAGACAACGTGAACGCACCCCGCTGGAACGCTGCCGCGCCCACAGACTGGGCCCGGCTTTGAACACCGTCAAACGGCACCCGCGCACCGGAGCCCGACCGCTGCGCCGAACGTCTAGGTGTGCTGGCCGGACAGGCTGGTGACGAGCGCGTCGAGGTGCCGAGCCCCTGGACAGTTCACCCCACGCACCTCGGCGGTCTCCATCGCGTCGTCAGAGCACAGAGCCGCGTGCCCGAGAAGGACCGCGTTACAACCCGGTGCGGGACGATGCGCCGCACCAGGCGGTCCCTGCCGGCCGCACACCCACCCCGCCGCTTCTGCGGTCTTCGCCGGACTCCCGCACTACATGACAGCCACGACACACCCTCGCGCGGATGAACCTAAGGGCCCGGAAAGCCGTCAATAAACAACGTCGGTAGTCACCCATGATCGACGTTGGCAACCACCTGATCCAAGCGAAAGGCCTCGCATGCCCCAGTACGCGCGAAGACGACGGTCGCGAATAATCATCGCCCTCGCGACGGCCGTGACCGTCGTCCTGGCCGTTGTGGTGACTGTGGCCCTGACGGTCACGACGTACGATCACACGTCGCCGCGAGCCGCCCGGAGCAAGGCGTCGGGATCGGTGGCCGGCGCCGTCGACTGCCGTAAGGCGAAGTGCGTGGCCCTCACCTTCGACGGCGGCCCCAGTCCGACGACCCCCAGGCTGCTGGACATCCTGAAGCAGGACGATCTGCATGCGACGTTCTTCGTGCAGGGCGCGGGACACATCGCCAAGTACCCCGAGATCCTCCGGCGTATCGCGGACGAGGGGCATGAAATCGGCAACCACACCTGGACTCACGAGATACTGACGCAGATCGACGCGGACGACGCCCGTCAGGAGCTGACCCGCACGCAGGACGCCATCGAGAAGATCACCGGCACCAAGCCCATCCTGATGCGTCCGCCGCAGGGCCGCACCAACCGCAAGGTGGCCAAGATCTGCAAAGAGTTGGGCCTGGCGCAGGTGCTGTGGAGCGTCACGGCCAAGGACTACGAGACGACCGACTCCGCCCTGATCACCAAGCGAGTGCTCGACCAAACGCACCGCGACGGCATCATCCTGCTGCACGACCTGCACAAGGGGACCGTGCCCGCCGTCCCGGGGATCATCAAGGCGCTCCAGCAGCGCGGCTACACCATCGTCACGGTGTCGCAGCTACTCGCCCCTGCCAAGCCCCAACCAGGGATGGTCTACCGGCCCTGAACACGATCACCCGGGCCCGCTTGAAAGCCGCCCGGCTGGACTGCACGCGTGACGCCTGACCAGCAAGGTCCATCTTGAAGCCGATCCGCGCTGCAGCCGCTTGTCCTTCGGGATGACCGAGGGACAAGCCACCAGCAGGCTCAGATTCATACCGGCCCTGCAGTTCCCGCACCCTGATGGGTCGTCAGGCTCTTCATGTGGTGAGGCCGAGGTCGAGGGCCTTGGCGGCTTTGCCGATCGAGCCGGGCATGAGGTGCCGGTAGACCTTGAAGGTGATGTCCAGGCTGTTGTGGCCCATCCACTCGGCGACGTCGGTGATGGGGGTGCCATGGGTGAGGCAGTTGGACGCGAAGAAGTGCCTCAACCCGTAGATGACCATCCCTTCGAGGATGTCCACCTCACCCGCCCGCTTGATCCTCTTCCACTGATTGTGGATGTGGTAATACGGGAGCCGCGCCGGGCCACCGCACCTCGCCCGTACCGGGGTCGCCGGCCAGGAACACGGGCAGGCGCGCCTCCTGGGCGACGGCGCGGGCCACCGGGCCCAGACCGACGGTCCGTAGGCGACCATCCTCGCCGTAGCGGCCGCCCATCGGCGGGCAGGCGATGACTCGATCCGGACTCGGCACGCGGCTCGCGACATTGATTGGGCGGCCAGGCAACAGGGGTGGAGCGGTCACCGCGCCTGAGTGCCGCCGCTCCTTCAGGCACCGGCCGCCGTGACCACGGCATCGGTGATGAAACCGAGCAGGAGGCCCAGCAGGAGGCACCAGGTCGTGAGTGTCTTCAGCCCGGTCCTGCGGGCGACCGCCAACAGTTCGATGACGACGTAGAGGATCGAGCCGGCGGCGAGGCCGAGGAAGGCGATCGACAGGGTGTCGTTGACCAGGTGCCGGCCGATGAGTGTGCCGAGGAAGGTGGGGCCGCCGCCGATCAGGCCGAGCCACAGCAGGGTCGGCCAGGACGGACGTTCGCCTTCGGCGGCCAGGGGGGCGACGATGCCGAACCCCTCGGTGGCGTTATGCAGGCCGAACCCGACGATCAGCAGGAGGGCGAGGGACAGTTCGCCCTGGGCGGCGGAGTTGCCGATGGCCAGGCCCTCGGCGAAGTTGTGCAGGCCGATGCCGGTGGCGATCATCAGCGCGAGCGAGCCCGCCTGACTGCGGGTCCTCGGTGCCAGCTCGGCGGTGGCGGCGGCACCGGGCCCGGTCGTGCGGGCGGAGGCGGCCCGGCGGCGGCTGACCCAGGCGTCGTAGTGGACGAGCCCGGCCAGTCCGATCGTGAGACCTACGGCCAGGGTGACACCCTCGGACGCGACGTTCGCCCATGCGTGCTTGCTCAGCGCCTCGTCGACCGGTTCCCAGGCGTGGGTCAGGACGTCCCATACGAGGAAGGTCAGGATGCCGATGGCCACGGCGTTCAGGCCCGCCTTGAGGCGCGGTGTGGGCGTGCGCAGGCGACCGATGGGAAGGCCGAGGTAGATGGTGAAACCCGCGATGGCGCCGAGCAGGGCGATGTTCGCGCTGGACATGGGGGACTCCGGTCTTTCGTGCACAGGAAGCACGCCGAAGTTAAGTCAGGTAAGGCTCGCCTAACAAGCTATGGAGCTCCGCTGCTGGGAGATTTGGCGAAACCATTACGGGCAGCGCGGCGCGGGATTCCGTTGCGGATGGCCTCCGTGCGCCGTTCGCTGGCTCTCGCGGCTGGGCCTGTCGCACGCCGAGGTCCGGGTTCACTGCGTAACGCGGCGTTGCCGTTGCTGGACGGCGCTGCCTGAAACGGCGGATTCCACGGCCGCCGCCGCGGTGACGGTGCATCGCTGTGATGACGGCGGCGCCCAGCGGCCTGGCAGGGGACGTCCCACACACCACAGAGTCCGCCGGGTGACGCGCGTCATGGGAGCCAGCCGAAGACCTTCATCACCGAGTTCAAACCGGTCGAGATCGAAGTGCCGGCGGTCGGAAGGACAGATTCGAACCCTGGAACGTCGACGAGCGGCAGCAGCACTGGACTGTCATGGACGCACTGCCCCTTTCAGCCGCAGGCTCACCCACGGGGAGACATCCGCATACCTGACCGCGCAGCCCGCGTGGTCCACAGCAGGACGAGCACCGCGGCCTGGATACCGGCGACGGCGATGACCAGAACGGGGACGGAGACGTCGTACAGCGCCCCGGTCAGTGCACCACCGGCCAGCGCTGTGACGCCCATGATCCCGGCGAAGACGCCGTACGCGGTGGCCCGGCGACCAGTCGGCACCAGGTCGGCGACGGTGGCGCGCAGAGTGGACTCCTGGACACCGACAGCGGCTGCCCACACCAGGGCACCCATCACCGCGATCCCCACCGTGTCGGTGAAGGCGAGGGGCAGGAACGGTGGCGGACCGTAGCGGAAGGATGACCAGGACCTGGGCGCCGAACCGGTCGTACAGCCAGCCAGTGGCCAATGCCGCCGGCGCGTCCGCGGCCATGGCCGCCGCGTACAGCACGGGCACCGTCGCGGTGGCCAACAGATGGCGGGTCACCAGGTGGTAGGAGAGCACACCAAAGGTGGCGAAACCAGTCAGGGTCGCGGCGGTGAAGGCCGCGTAGGCCCAGAAGGATCGCGGCAGCCTCGAGTTCTGGAGTTCCACGGGGGAGGGGGCTTCGGACACCGGTGTGGCGGCGTCCCTCTCGTAAGCGACCGGGTCGGGGCCCCTGGCCCGCAACCACACCAGCAGGGCGATGGCGGCCACGCCGGGCAGGGCAAGGACCCCGAGTGCAGGCGCATAGTCGTCACCGGTGAGAGCGAGGACGCCGGCCACCGTGAGCGGACCGAGCAATGCGCCGACCTGGTCCATCGCCTCGTGCACGGCAAATCCCCGGCCCCGCCCGGTGGCGGCGGTGGCGTGCGAGAGCAGCGTGTCCTTGGCCAGAGAGCGCACCGCCTTGCCGACCCGTTCGGCGACCACAAGGGCGCAGGCCACCCACAGGACGCTGGTCAGACCGAGCACCGGAACGCTGACCGCGGTCAGGACGTATCCGGCGATCGTCCAGGCCCAGAAGCGGCGGCTGCGGTCGGCCAGCGGACCGGAGACCAGCCGGAGTCCGAGCGCGGCAGCCTCCCCCACCCCCATGACCACGCCGACCACGGCCGCCAAGGCCCCCAGGTGGGCGAGCAGCGGGCCGGTGATCGAGCGAGCGCCCTCATAGACATAGTCCATGAGCAGGCTGACGGCCCCGAACACCACCACGAACCGCCACGGTGACAGGCGCCGGGCAGGTCCGTCCGACGGTGCGGACGTAGTGCGGGCGGGCTTCACATGTCCTCCCAGGCCGCTACTGAAGACGGGCTGTGGTTGCGGGCGAGAGGCTCTGCTCGGCCCAGACGGTCTTGCCGTCGAGCGAATAGCGAACGCCCCAGTTCTGTGCGAGTTGGGCGATGATGAACAAGCCGCGCCCGCCTTCGTCGATGGTCTTCGCGTGACGCAGCCGTGGCGCGAGGCAATTACTGTCGTGGACCTCGCAGGTCAGGGTGCGGTCCTTGATGAGCTGCAACTGGACAGGCGGTGTGCCGTAGCGGATGGCGTTGGTGACCAGTTCGCTGACGATCATTTCGGTGGTGTAGGCGGTTTCCTCATCGACTCCCCAAAGGATGAGCTGGTG
The Streptomyces sp. CGMCC 4.7035 DNA segment above includes these coding regions:
- a CDS encoding MarR family winged helix-turn-helix transcriptional regulator gives rise to the protein MSLTSAATLATLDRTGPRRITDLAAVEGVTQPAMTALVRVMEESGLVERRGDASDKRVTLVCLTEAGASYVRTRRQAGVHAFERLIGELTGDEVEALVAALPALKHLAELESQDREGPTQ
- a CDS encoding DUF2500 domain-containing protein → MKRTLAVLLTVAALTAPLAGCSSKSKTVTGTVVSKDTDYECKTKKKGTKKTRSCHTEYELTVRTKGGDEEEIDVSSSAYGNCVEGSSYPKCTTR
- a CDS encoding tyrosine-type recombinase/integrase gives rise to the protein MERNGVGLATQSNAFDRLKAILLDAHRLGLFDDNPLAGVKPPQYDPKRAVIPSPALLREIRAAGDDSFLLVADLMSGCGMRNGEAAAVNLNNVVADDVYRITEQVNLITRQYGRLKHRKVGEYRDVPLPAWVRETIEWYADKYGTVDGYLLRHPNDPGRTFPYYHIHNQWKRINRAGEVDIPEGMVIYGFRHFFASKCLTHGTPITDVAEWMGHNSLDITFKVYRHLMPGSIGKAAKALDLGLTT
- a CDS encoding polysaccharide deacetylase family protein, whose translation is MPQYARRRRSRIIIALATAVTVVLAVVVTVALTVTTYDHTSPRAARSKASGSVAGAVDCRKAKCVALTFDGGPSPTTPRLLDILKQDDLHATFFVQGAGHIAKYPEILRRIADEGHEIGNHTWTHEILTQIDADDARQELTRTQDAIEKITGTKPILMRPPQGRTNRKVAKICKELGLAQVLWSVTAKDYETTDSALITKRVLDQTHRDGIILLHDLHKGTVPAVPGIIKALQQRGYTIVTVSQLLAPAKPQPGMVYRP
- a CDS encoding ZIP family metal transporter → MSSANIALLGAIAGFTIYLGLPIGRLRTPTPRLKAGLNAVAIGILTFLVWDVLTHAWEPVDEALSKHAWANVASEGVTLAVGLTIGLAGLVHYDAWVSRRRAASARTTGPGAAATAELAPRTRSQAGSLALMIATGIGLHNFAEGLAIGNSAAQGELSLALLLIVGFGLHNATEGFGIVAPLAAEGERPSWPTLLWLGLIGGGPTFLGTLIGRHLVNDTLSIAFLGLAAGSILYVVIELLAVARRTGLKTLTTWCLLLGLLLGFITDAVVTAAGA
- a CDS encoding MFS transporter — translated: MGALVWAAAVGVQESTLRATVADLVPTGRRATAYGVFAGIMGVTALAGGALTGALYDVSVPVLVIAVAGIQAAVLVLLWTTRAARSGMRMSPRG